A portion of the Ferrimicrobium sp. genome contains these proteins:
- the murA gene encoding UDP-N-acetylglucosamine 1-carboxyvinyltransferase — protein MRAYRIEHCVGLDGSLAVQGAKNSVLKLMAATILASGVHVLDNVPRITDVEIMRRILDSLGVTSAWRGPHRLEVRVPESQDLSSRPDHELVKSIRASVVLLGPILARTGEVVLATPGGDDFGDRPVDIHELALTALGAVVEAVDGQLIAKADHLVGCDLVLEFPSHTATDNVLMAATTANGVTTIDNAAREPEVIDLANALIEMGAHIEGVGTSRIVIEGVERLTPMHHRVIGDRVVAATYLTAVGAVGGRVRIEGIAPSNMLILLRKLVSVGLTIEVGDEWIEVAGDGHLRAVDIQTLPYPGVATDYKPMLVAMLSIADGASVVSENLFAGRFRYLDELRRYGANLRAEGHHIIIRGVPRLLGTEVTAHDIRAGAALVVASLAAWGESQINAVAHIERGYDALAETLVTLGATIETIEV, from the coding sequence ATGCGGGCCTATCGTATTGAGCACTGTGTGGGCCTCGACGGCAGCCTTGCTGTACAGGGTGCAAAGAACTCGGTGCTCAAGCTCATGGCAGCAACCATTCTGGCCTCTGGCGTGCATGTGCTCGACAATGTGCCGAGGATCACCGATGTGGAAATTATGCGTCGGATTCTTGACTCGCTTGGTGTAACGAGCGCTTGGCGAGGACCTCATCGACTTGAGGTCCGGGTCCCGGAGTCACAGGATCTTTCCAGTCGGCCTGATCACGAACTCGTCAAAAGCATTCGCGCATCGGTCGTGCTGTTGGGGCCGATCCTTGCCCGAACCGGCGAGGTAGTCCTGGCGACACCCGGTGGTGATGATTTTGGCGACCGACCAGTTGATATCCACGAGCTCGCCCTCACGGCATTGGGGGCAGTGGTGGAGGCGGTTGACGGACAGTTAATCGCCAAAGCTGATCATCTTGTCGGCTGCGACCTTGTCCTTGAATTTCCTTCGCACACGGCAACGGACAACGTTTTGATGGCGGCGACCACCGCGAACGGTGTGACGACCATCGACAATGCGGCGAGGGAGCCAGAGGTCATTGATCTGGCAAATGCCCTGATTGAGATGGGTGCCCATATCGAAGGAGTGGGCACTTCTCGTATCGTGATAGAAGGCGTGGAGCGGCTTACCCCGATGCATCATCGTGTCATCGGCGATCGAGTGGTGGCAGCGACGTACCTCACGGCAGTGGGGGCAGTCGGAGGTCGAGTTCGGATCGAGGGTATTGCGCCGTCGAACATGTTGATTCTCCTCCGCAAGCTGGTGAGCGTCGGACTGACTATCGAGGTTGGGGATGAATGGATCGAGGTTGCCGGTGATGGGCATCTTCGGGCGGTAGATATTCAAACCCTTCCATACCCCGGGGTGGCAACGGACTATAAGCCAATGTTGGTGGCGATGCTCTCCATCGCCGATGGCGCCAGCGTGGTGAGCGAGAATCTCTTTGCTGGCAGATTTCGCTACCTGGACGAACTGCGTCGATATGGCGCGAATCTGCGCGCTGAAGGACACCATATTATCATCCGTGGTGTTCCTAGACTCCTCGGAACTGAGGTAACGGCCCATGACATTCGTGCCGGCGCAGCGTTGGTGGTCGCCTCGCTGGCAGCGTGGGGAGAGAGTCAGATCAACGCGGTGGCGCACATCGAACGGGGCTACGATGCGCTTGCTGAGACGCTGGTGACTTTGGGGGCAACGATAGAAACGATAGAGGTATAG
- a CDS encoding enoyl-CoA hydratase/isomerase family protein translates to MEEFLIREETEDNVVILRLNRPKANALSKGLLEELWTYANAMALDPPAAVVITGSKRIFAAGAEIGEFGGMAVGREMGQYFHWALNALSTLPRVVIAAIEGYALGGGLELALSCDFRVAGSGAKLGQPEIALGIIPGGGGTQRLPRLIGASRAKEMILGGQSVDADRALAWGLVDRVVADGQAEAAAVAWATEFARGPLVAQSFAKRAIDAGLSGSLAEGLELEKSFFGQVFGTRDAEIGIQSFFENGPGKAQFEGR, encoded by the coding sequence ATGGAGGAGTTTCTTATTCGGGAGGAGACCGAGGACAATGTCGTCATACTGCGTCTCAACCGGCCAAAGGCGAACGCGCTCTCCAAGGGGCTCCTTGAGGAGTTGTGGACCTATGCCAATGCGATGGCCTTGGATCCGCCGGCCGCGGTGGTGATCACCGGGTCGAAGCGCATCTTCGCGGCTGGTGCCGAAATCGGTGAGTTTGGCGGCATGGCGGTCGGGCGTGAGATGGGGCAGTACTTTCATTGGGCGCTCAATGCGCTCAGCACGCTACCACGAGTGGTGATTGCAGCCATCGAGGGCTATGCCCTTGGTGGTGGGCTCGAGCTCGCACTGTCTTGTGATTTTCGGGTTGCAGGCAGCGGTGCGAAACTCGGACAACCCGAGATCGCTCTTGGCATCATCCCCGGCGGTGGAGGGACGCAGCGTTTGCCACGTCTCATCGGAGCATCGAGGGCAAAGGAGATGATCCTCGGTGGTCAATCGGTCGATGCTGATCGGGCGTTGGCGTGGGGTTTGGTCGACCGTGTCGTCGCTGATGGTCAAGCCGAAGCGGCCGCGGTCGCCTGGGCGACGGAGTTCGCTCGAGGCCCACTCGTGGCGCAGTCGTTTGCAAAGCGAGCCATTGACGCCGGACTCTCTGGCAGCCTAGCTGAAGGTTTAGAGCTCGAGAAGTCCTTCTTTGGTCAAGTCTTTGGGACAAGGGATGCAGAGATTGGCATTCAGTCGTTCTTCGAGAATGGGCCCGGCAAGGCCCAATTTGAGGGTCGTTAG
- the meaB gene encoding methylmalonyl Co-A mutase-associated GTPase MeaB — protein sequence MDNSKELIARVLDDDDKGAIARLISIVERPASREREELELWLAGQAETGFVVGMTGAPGSGKSTLVDRLISQIRTSDERVAVLAVDPSSPFSGGAILGDRVRMQNHTQDAGVYIRSLATRGHLGGLTVAVPRIVRLLEALRFPWVVIETVGVGQVEIEITGEADATVVVINPGWGDSIQANKAGLMEIADIFVINKADRAGVRDTRRDLENMLELGAHDRRPPIVETVATGGDGVEALFEALVQLKVRLQESGELSNRRATRRLAEFDRLVMSTLRSTVESVAERTNLRDRVREGSMTPVTAAAELIEMIKISSNEEEGGR from the coding sequence GTGGACAATTCCAAGGAGCTCATTGCGAGGGTGCTAGACGATGACGATAAGGGTGCAATCGCGAGGTTGATCTCCATCGTCGAGCGGCCAGCGTCTAGGGAGCGTGAGGAACTTGAGCTATGGCTTGCGGGTCAGGCTGAGACAGGTTTCGTAGTCGGTATGACCGGTGCCCCTGGTAGTGGAAAGTCGACGCTAGTCGATCGTCTCATCAGCCAGATTCGCACGAGCGATGAACGTGTCGCCGTTCTGGCGGTCGATCCTTCATCGCCATTTAGTGGTGGTGCCATACTCGGTGATCGGGTGCGTATGCAGAACCACACCCAGGATGCGGGGGTCTATATCCGATCGTTGGCGACTCGAGGCCACCTCGGCGGTCTCACCGTGGCGGTACCGAGGATCGTTCGTCTCCTCGAAGCGCTGAGGTTTCCTTGGGTGGTGATTGAGACCGTTGGGGTTGGTCAGGTGGAGATTGAGATCACTGGGGAGGCCGATGCGACAGTGGTGGTCATCAACCCAGGCTGGGGCGATTCCATCCAGGCGAATAAGGCTGGGCTCATGGAGATCGCTGATATTTTTGTGATCAACAAGGCGGATCGGGCGGGTGTTCGCGACACGCGTCGGGATCTGGAAAATATGTTGGAGTTGGGTGCTCATGACCGTCGTCCACCGATTGTGGAGACCGTCGCAACGGGAGGGGATGGAGTTGAAGCCCTGTTCGAAGCGTTGGTGCAATTGAAGGTAAGGCTCCAGGAGAGTGGTGAGCTCTCGAACCGTCGCGCGACACGACGCTTGGCAGAGTTTGATCGACTGGTGATGTCAACGCTTCGGAGCACCGTGGAATCCGTAGCAGAACGGACTAATCTGCGTGATCGTGTACGCGAGGGTTCCATGACCCCGGTGACGGCGGCAGCCGAGCTTATCGAGATGATCAAGATATCCTCGAATGAGGAAGAAGGAGGGCGATAA